The genomic DNA GGTCGCGGTCATGCCGCCCATCATCAGCGAGAGCCCGCCCCCGCTCGTGCTGGCGACCGCGGGCAGCGCCGACTCGACCTGGATCATGTCCGGCGCGACGATCATGTCCGGGGCCACGATCATGTCCGGCGCGACGATCATGTCGGGGGCCACGATCATGTCCGGCGCGACGATGCCGCGCGTCCCGCCCGCGGCCCAGTGCGCGTGGAGCGCCTGGTTGAACACCCCGACCGAGACCGCGACGCCGCTCGCGGCGCTGAAGGTCCCGACCGTCGCCGCGTCGATCGCCTCGAGCGGCACGCCGAGGCCGGAGGGCGTGCCCCCGCCGGTGGGCGCGTAGCGGGTGCGCACGCCGAGGCTCAGGCCCTCGGCCTCGGTCGCGAGCACGACGGCCGGCCTGGCGCTGACGTCGATCGCGACGGAGCGCCCGCCGATGGAGGGGAGGAGCAGGTTGGTCTCCGGCGTCCCGAGCCCCCCGAGCAGCTCGCCCACGAGCGAGGTCGCCGCCTCCGCGTAGAGGTCCGCGATGTCGGCGTTGAGCTCCTCGTCGATGGCGGCCCGATCCCGGAAGGCGGGCTCGACCAGATCGCGGTGAGGCTCCGGCATGTCCGGGAAGCTCGCCGCGGTGACGCGGAGCTGCACGGACTCCACCGCCCGAAGGCGCGCCGTCACTTCCCCGGCCTCGAGGCCCACGTCGACCAGGAGCTGCACCTCCACGTCGAAGGTGACCGTGCCCATGGCGTCGAACCTCGACGTCCCCTCCGTGCACTCCATGGTCATCTCGTCGCACATGCCCGGCAGCAGGTAGTCCGTGTCGCCCGTCGTGTGCGTGAGGACCTCGACCCCCGAGGCGGTGGCGTGCACCCGGAAGCCCCCGTCGACGACGGTCAGCGTCGAGTCCGGCGGCTCGGTCAGGGTCGGCGTCGTGTAGTCCACCGAGTCGAACCAGACGCGCGGAGGGATGTCGACGCAGCCCGTGCCGGGCGGCGGGATGCAGGGCGGCGGCAAGGGGAGCACGTAGGTGCCGACGGGGAGCTCCGCCGCGATGACCGCGTCGAACAGCCCGCTCTGGCCGGCGCGCAGGAAGACATCGTCCAGGCTCCCGAGCGTGGTGGCGTCGTCGCCGTCGTCCACGGCCGTCTGGGCCAGCCGCAGCATCGACGTGGCGGCGTCGACGTCGTCGTCCTCGAAGTGCGCGGCCACGAGGAACGAGCAGAGCTGCGTCGCGCCGTCGGCCTCGACGAGGAACGACTGCACCCCGAAGCGCGCAGGCTTCTCCACCGTGATCAGGCCGTACGCGTCGGGCTCGACCTCTTCGCCGTCCACGCGGACCATGGTCGGGTCGAGCCCGCGCACCGCCGCGACGAGCCGCAGCGGCTCCCCCGGCTCGGCGCGGACCATGTCCCCAAAGGCAGGCCAGACGCACTGGATGCCGCCCTCCTCGACGCCGCTGTCGGGGTCGGGCGCGCCGGCGTCGTCGGGGGCCGGAGCCGGGCCACAGGCGGGAAGCAGGAGCAAGGCGGTGAAGAGGGCGCGGGTCGCTTTCACGCTCGGCATAATGACACAACCTGAGCGTCATCGCTTTCGTTGCCGCGACTGTACCCGCGTGACCGAGCCGCCCGTCCAAGAACCTCGCTCCTCGTCTTTCGGGCGGGACGAACCGCCTCTCGGCCCGTGTCTCCTCGAAAATGCTGAGAGCATTCCCTCGTCGCCCCGAGCCGAGAATCGGTCCGCCGCGCTCCGAAATCCTTCGGGCTCGGTGCTTGGACGGGCTGCTAACCTTCGGCCGGATGGGTGACGGTGAGCGAAAAGGGAAGCTGCATCTCGCGTCGGCGGTGCCGTTCGGCATCGGCGAGACGAAGCCGCACCACTTCCTCGAGATGGCGGAGATCGCGTGGAAGAACCGCGGCCGCTGGGGATACGCCTGGCGCATCCTCAACGAGGGCGTGTGTGACGGCTGCGCGCTGGGCACGACGGGCATGCGCGACTGGACGCTCGACGGCACGCACCTGTGCCTGGTGCGCCTGAACCTGCTCGAGCTCAACACCAAGCGCCCCTTCGATCCGGAGATCATGGAGGACGTGGGCTGGCTCCCGCGCCGCGCCAAGGATCTGCGGGAGCTCGGCCGGATCCCCGTGCCGCTCCGCCGCCGCAAGGGCGAGCCGGGGTTCACCGCCGTCTCCTGGGACGAGACCCTCGAGGCGCTCGGCGCGCGGCTGCGTGACGCCGACCCCAAGCGCATGGCCTGCTACATGACCTCGCGCGGGATCACCAACGAGGTCTACTTCGCGGCGCAGAAGGCGTGGCGCTACCTCGGCTCGCCCCACATCGACAACGCGGCGCGCCTCTGCCACAGCCCGTCGACCGCGGCGATGAAGAGCGTGCTCGGGGTCGGCGCCTCCACGTGCAGCTACCTCGACTGGTACGGCTCGGACGTCATCGTCTTCTTCGGGAGCAACCCCGCCAACGACCAGCCGGTCGCGCTGAAGTACCTCTACGAGGCGAAGAAGCGCGGCAGCCGCGTGCTCGTCGTGAACACGTTCCGCGAGCCCGGCCTGGAGCGGTACTGGATCCCGTCGAACGCCGACAGCGCGCTCTTCGGCACCAAGATCGCCGACCGCTTCTTCCACGTCGGCGCGGGCGGCGACCTCGCCTTCGTCTACGCCGTGATGAAGCTCCTGATCGAGCGCGACGCGATCGACCGCGCCTTCGTCGAGGCGCACACGGCGGGCTACGAGGAGTTCGAGGCGCACCTCGCGGACCAGGACTTCGCGCACCTCCTCGCGCTGAGCGGCGCGACGGAGGAGGACGTCCGCGCCTTCGCGGACGAGATCGCCGACGCGGAGACGGGCGTGTTCGTCTGGTCGATGGGGCTGACCCAGCACGCGCACGGGACCGAGACGGTGGCGGCGGTGCTCTGTCTCGGGTTGACCCAGGGCTTCATCGGCCGGGAGCGCTGCGGGCTGATGCCCATCCGGGGCCACTCCGGGGTGCAGGGCGGAGCCGAGATGGGCGCCTACGCGACCGTCTTTCCGGGCGGCGCGGCGATCACGGACGAGGAGGCCGACCGGCTCGAGGCGCTCTGGGGCTTCCGGCCGCCGGCGGAGACCGGCCACTCCACGGTCGAGATGCTCGAGGCCGCGCTGCGAGGCGAGCTGGACGTGCTCTACGCGGTGGGCGGCAACTTCGTCGACACCCTCCCCCAGCCGCAGCGCGTCGAGGAGGCCGTCTCGAAGGTCCCCGTGCGCATCCACCAGGACATCGTCCTGACGCCCAAGATGCTGATCGAGCCGAACGAGGAGGTCTGGATCCTCCCCGCGAAGACCCGCTACGAGCACGAGGGCGGCGTGACGGAGACCACGACCGAGCGGCGCGTGGTCTACAGCCCGTACGTCCAGGGCCCCGTGTGCGGCGAGGCACGCGAGGAGTGGCGCATCGTGCGGGACCTCGCCCTGGCCGCGAAGCCCGACGGCCCGCTCGGGCTCGAGGACGCGGCGGCGATCCGCGAGGACATCTCGAAGACCATCGACTTCTACGCGCCCATCGCCTCCCTCGAGAAGAAGGGCGACCAGTTCCAGTGGGGCGGCCAGCGCCTCTGCGACGGCGGCGAGTTCCCGCTGGAGGATGGCAAGGCGCGCTTCCGGACCTTCGATCCGCCCGACCTCCGGCCGCAGGCCGAGGACGAGATGTACGTCACGACCCGGCGCGGCAAGCAGTTCAACTCCATCGTGCAGCACGACGTCGATCAGCTCACCGGCGCGGCGCGGGACCACGTGCTGATCTCCCGCCCCGACATGGAGCGCCTCGGCGTCGAGCAGAACCAGGCGCTGCGACTCGAGAGCCCGCACGGCACGTTCACCGGGCGCGCCTTCGCGGCGCCGATCACGCCTGGCAACCTCCAGCTGCACTGGCCCGAGGCGAACGTGCTGCTCGATCCGGAGCGCGTGGACCCGGGCGGGCTGGTGCCCGACTACGGCACGCGCGTCCGCGTGTCGGTCGTATGATCGAGCGCGGCGTGACCGAGCGCCCCGTCGCGCGTCTGAGCGCGGCAGGCGCGCTCCGGGAGGGCGACGCGGTCGCGGTCGAGGAGCCGCTCGAGATCCGCCTCGCTGGCGACGCGCTCGCGGTCACCATGCGCAGCCCGGGCGAAGATCGTTTCCTCGCCGTCGGCTTCCTGTTCGCCGAGGGCCTCATCGGGAGCCTCGCCGACGTGGGGAGCGTCGCTCACTGCGGCCGGCCCGGCGACGAGGGCTTCGGCAACGCCATCGACGTGCTGCCGGGGCCGGGCGTCACCTTCGACACGAGCCGCCTCGAGGGCACGCGGCGCGGGACGCTGACCACCGCGTCGTGCGGTGTGTGCGGGCGGCGCTCCATCGATGACCTCCTCGCGCGCGTCGGCGTGGTCGACCGCGACGTCGTCGTGCCCTTCGAGGTCATCGCCAGCTCGCCCGCGCGGCTCGCCGAGGGGCAGCACCGCTTCGCGCACACCGGCGGCGTGCACGCGGCCGCGCTCCAGCGCGCGGACGGAGTCGTGCTCGCGTG from Sandaracinaceae bacterium includes the following:
- a CDS encoding molybdopterin-dependent oxidoreductase, producing the protein MGDGERKGKLHLASAVPFGIGETKPHHFLEMAEIAWKNRGRWGYAWRILNEGVCDGCALGTTGMRDWTLDGTHLCLVRLNLLELNTKRPFDPEIMEDVGWLPRRAKDLRELGRIPVPLRRRKGEPGFTAVSWDETLEALGARLRDADPKRMACYMTSRGITNEVYFAAQKAWRYLGSPHIDNAARLCHSPSTAAMKSVLGVGASTCSYLDWYGSDVIVFFGSNPANDQPVALKYLYEAKKRGSRVLVVNTFREPGLERYWIPSNADSALFGTKIADRFFHVGAGGDLAFVYAVMKLLIERDAIDRAFVEAHTAGYEEFEAHLADQDFAHLLALSGATEEDVRAFADEIADAETGVFVWSMGLTQHAHGTETVAAVLCLGLTQGFIGRERCGLMPIRGHSGVQGGAEMGAYATVFPGGAAITDEEADRLEALWGFRPPAETGHSTVEMLEAALRGELDVLYAVGGNFVDTLPQPQRVEEAVSKVPVRIHQDIVLTPKMLIEPNEEVWILPAKTRYEHEGGVTETTTERRVVYSPYVQGPVCGEAREEWRIVRDLALAAKPDGPLGLEDAAAIREDISKTIDFYAPIASLEKKGDQFQWGGQRLCDGGEFPLEDGKARFRTFDPPDLRPQAEDEMYVTTRRGKQFNSIVQHDVDQLTGAARDHVLISRPDMERLGVEQNQALRLESPHGTFTGRAFAAPITPGNLQLHWPEANVLLDPERVDPGGLVPDYGTRVRVSVV
- the fdhD gene encoding formate dehydrogenase accessory sulfurtransferase FdhD yields the protein MTERPVARLSAAGALREGDAVAVEEPLEIRLAGDALAVTMRSPGEDRFLAVGFLFAEGLIGSLADVGSVAHCGRPGDEGFGNAIDVLPGPGVTFDTSRLEGTRRGTLTTASCGVCGRRSIDDLLARVGVVDRDVVVPFEVIASSPARLAEGQHRFAHTGGVHAAALQRADGVVLACAEDVGRHNAVDKVVGRMLYDGIDDAAILSVSGRVSFEIVQKAAAADVPIVTAVSAPTSLAIDLADRAGITLAAFVRDGRANVYTHPGRIG